From a region of the Agrobacterium tumefaciens genome:
- a CDS encoding TIGR03756 family integrating conjugative element protein — translation MKRAHRLRAAIAALMLGTASSAFALNTATITASALSPDCLEYRVVGICYWLFCSTFGCSVRTSVKVRHYVPDAVVSSYANTGENPWIEVRAMSMPNTTAQAGGDGTTNQDHENNLSKFKNADVIGHPGGAVLGQLASTSGYSCEGAGTAFMPYLLSTLDTVAWRYNVPEAVYPEALIPGMREIGARTSLNLWGAVYPRGGFLHQTDDYKSGAVVAQRAGDIVTRRGQIHVYQPLLATARDGYWPAGELVEGDASTGKWQELTPTMSSSCAVFPHSNQRVQAQQGDYAWALWRPYSCCQRRGQTFLGSVDFGGGS, via the coding sequence ATGAAGCGCGCCCACCGCCTTCGCGCCGCAATCGCGGCCCTCATGCTTGGAACCGCGTCGTCGGCTTTCGCGCTCAACACGGCAACGATCACGGCTTCGGCTCTATCCCCCGATTGCCTTGAATACAGAGTCGTCGGGATCTGCTACTGGCTCTTTTGCAGCACCTTCGGCTGCTCGGTACGGACATCGGTCAAAGTGCGCCACTACGTGCCGGATGCCGTGGTGTCCAGCTACGCCAATACGGGTGAGAACCCGTGGATCGAAGTGCGGGCCATGAGCATGCCGAACACCACGGCGCAGGCCGGCGGCGATGGCACGACGAACCAGGATCACGAAAACAACCTGTCGAAGTTCAAGAACGCTGACGTGATCGGCCACCCCGGCGGCGCGGTCCTGGGTCAGCTCGCCAGCACTTCGGGCTATTCCTGCGAAGGTGCCGGCACGGCTTTCATGCCATACCTGCTGAGCACGCTCGACACGGTGGCCTGGCGCTACAACGTGCCGGAGGCCGTCTATCCGGAAGCGCTGATCCCCGGCATGCGCGAGATCGGAGCGAGGACCTCACTGAACCTGTGGGGTGCCGTCTATCCACGGGGCGGTTTCCTGCACCAGACCGACGATTACAAGAGCGGAGCCGTAGTCGCGCAGCGCGCCGGCGATATCGTCACCCGCCGTGGCCAGATCCACGTCTACCAGCCCCTGCTTGCCACCGCTCGCGACGGCTACTGGCCCGCAGGCGAGCTTGTCGAAGGCGACGCCTCCACGGGCAAGTGGCAGGAACTGACGCCCACGATGTCCAGTTCGTGCGCCGTCTTCCCGCATTCGAACCAGCGCGTCCAGGCCCAGCAGGGTGACTATGCCTGGGCGCTCTGGCGGCCCTACAGCTGCTGCCAGCGCCGGGGTCAGACATTCCTTGGCAGCGTCGACTTCGGTGGAGGCTCCTGA
- a CDS encoding TIGR03757 family integrating conjugative element protein, whose amino-acid sequence MLNPFRTQYGQIRFPSAVASALCVALALASQAASAAEVTVFTDRSVELKSADSATVVRLDAAQEIESSLAAGLPADPHRAQAIVQERLQQGGVQLQRDLASAWQGVADAWSLSISTVPAIVVDRRYVIYGEPDVAQAVARIEAYRRAQP is encoded by the coding sequence ATGCTCAACCCGTTTCGCACCCAATACGGGCAGATACGCTTTCCATCGGCGGTAGCCAGCGCCTTGTGCGTTGCACTAGCCCTGGCCAGCCAGGCGGCCAGCGCCGCCGAGGTGACGGTCTTCACTGACCGGTCCGTCGAGCTGAAATCGGCGGACAGTGCCACTGTCGTCCGCCTCGACGCGGCGCAGGAAATCGAGTCCAGCCTTGCGGCTGGTCTGCCCGCAGATCCGCATCGGGCCCAAGCCATCGTCCAGGAACGCCTGCAGCAGGGCGGCGTCCAGCTTCAACGTGACCTTGCTTCTGCCTGGCAGGGCGTGGCCGACGCCTGGAGCCTCAGCATTTCCACCGTTCCCGCTATCGTGGTCGACCGGCGCTACGTCATCTACGGCGAGCCGGATGTGGCCCAGGCGGTTGCCCGCATCGAAGCGTACCGGAGGGCGCAGCCATGA
- a CDS encoding RNA polymerase sigma factor, translating to MWDLKRLFQKHAQEIDRFLRKRGHQPDVASDLTQDVFLKLLTSSPPKHSENPRAYLHTIARNVSVDLYRREQIVQREDLSEEEYADIADPTPGPDKVVHHRQRLATVDRALSELPEKTRRAFELYRLGDMTISEVADELGLSVSRTWTLIRRAYLHLQASLDDEI from the coding sequence ATGTGGGATCTCAAGCGCTTGTTCCAAAAACATGCCCAGGAAATTGATCGGTTTCTGCGCAAACGTGGGCATCAGCCCGATGTTGCATCCGATCTGACCCAGGACGTGTTTCTCAAACTACTCACTTCCTCACCACCAAAACATAGCGAAAACCCCAGAGCTTACCTTCATACGATTGCCCGAAATGTTTCGGTTGACCTCTATCGTCGGGAGCAGATCGTTCAGAGAGAAGATTTGAGCGAAGAAGAATACGCCGACATTGCCGACCCTACCCCTGGCCCCGATAAGGTTGTCCATCATCGGCAGCGTCTGGCGACGGTTGACAGAGCTTTGTCGGAATTGCCCGAAAAGACACGGCGCGCCTTCGAGCTTTATCGACTTGGCGATATGACGATAAGTGAGGTCGCTGACGAACTGGGCTTATCTGTCTCGCGGACATGGACACTGATCCGACGAGCTTACCTCCACCTGCAAGCCAGCCTTGACGACGAGATTTAG
- a CDS encoding DUF4880 domain-containing protein, whose protein sequence is MTEDVLKDNKLYEEAFDLIIRQHSDPSNTVTRDLIRRWRARSPAHEAAWADAVDVHGLSGVVVKTRSRAAERAQPRISRRSFILGGGAAFASIGAGALFGPQLLLRMSADHVTSTAEIQDFPLADGTTISLGPDSAFAEQFTTTSRRVELLEGMAFFNVADDPTRPFQAVVSGMTVTALDAAFELSKDADLCSVAVQRGSADISTGAEQREMLSDGECLTFNPSSLKVERSQRLPSQIASWREGMLVVDKEPISAVVARIGRWKPGRVVIADAGLAAQRISGVYNLANPLQAIEAAVQPRGGKVREITPWITVITTI, encoded by the coding sequence ATGACCGAGGACGTATTGAAAGACAACAAACTATACGAGGAAGCGTTTGATCTCATCATTCGCCAACATAGTGATCCCAGTAATACGGTAACCCGGGATCTCATCCGGCGATGGAGGGCGCGCAGTCCTGCGCATGAGGCCGCATGGGCTGACGCCGTGGACGTGCATGGGCTTTCGGGGGTTGTGGTGAAAACCCGCTCCAGAGCTGCAGAACGCGCCCAGCCACGAATATCACGACGATCTTTCATTCTTGGCGGCGGAGCGGCATTTGCCTCAATAGGTGCCGGTGCGTTGTTTGGCCCTCAATTGCTGTTACGCATGAGTGCCGACCACGTGACCTCTACGGCTGAGATACAAGACTTTCCTCTCGCTGACGGCACAACCATATCGTTGGGGCCTGATAGCGCGTTCGCGGAACAGTTCACCACGACCTCCCGACGTGTCGAATTGCTTGAAGGAATGGCTTTCTTCAACGTTGCCGATGATCCCACACGACCATTTCAGGCAGTTGTCTCCGGAATGACGGTGACCGCACTGGACGCCGCATTTGAACTCAGCAAGGATGCCGACCTCTGTAGCGTCGCGGTTCAGCGTGGTTCAGCAGATATCTCAACCGGCGCGGAGCAGAGAGAAATGCTCTCTGACGGCGAATGTCTGACCTTTAACCCCAGCAGCCTCAAAGTCGAGCGAAGTCAACGCTTGCCGTCACAGATCGCTTCGTGGCGGGAAGGTATGCTTGTCGTTGATAAAGAGCCTATCTCTGCCGTTGTTGCCCGAATTGGCCGCTGGAAACCGGGGCGCGTAGTCATTGCCGATGCGGGATTGGCTGCCCAGCGTATCAGCGGCGTCTATAACCTCGCAAATCCACTGCAAGCTATTGAAGCTGCTGTCCAACCGCGCGGCGGAAAAGTACGTGAAATCACTCCCTGGATCACGGTAATTACGACGATCTAA
- a CDS encoding TonB-dependent receptor: MIAIPSQVYAQSSQQITFNISSGSLSSALAEFGRQSGIQVSYPPEYAAGKQTAGVSGTATPGQALARLLQGSGLAYSFTSSGTVTISDRISAAVAPVDDDGSLILDTIQVTSKVGDNPADAPYQTAGSSAYISGEQIERFRGTSVGDFISGVPGVMNGDSRNSGAVDVNIRGMQGQGRVPVIVDGASNETTVYRGYNGSNSRTYIDPDFIGSVSIEKGPSMGADATGATGGVVRMSTIGVDDILLPGKSFGVRLKGGFNTNSSSVPAVKTERGWRGGSYPYNGTMPSTDTLFAPGGMDRPSLFEPTGGSGSIAIAGTTEYIDVVAAYARRKNGNYYAGEHGGDGAHPVLAKNIYGQDVVANGGLSPFRSGEEVLNTSLDNESWLLKTKIKFDEGHSLELGWNRYHSVYGDILPTQITSTSVPYQNTLSEITLNNYTAQYKWNPEDNDLIDLKVDAFLADVDLRVNSAVRYSYPILGIDILSPSLVYAESKRWGLTASNTSRFFTDLGDFKLEYGGAFTREDIGLPSGVSADTEGLWMPRDGWRKEASGFTSLEWKPLDWLTLNGSARYSHFETLDDTDGTSSSDGGWSPVASITVEPIQGFQIYGKYGSVLRSPSIFETLKTDAFDAATQNQVDPERAKSYEIGLNYLMDGILLAGDKLRFHAAYFDNHIDNYITRTNVATGGSFNGMPTYGLRRINLDYAEMRGFEVSTEYDTGKYFGSVAWNHYTDMMFCVPEDTKLSPGYSQCAAGGIRNSYGLLSVPPKDTLTLNLGTRLLDEKLTVGSRLTYISGRYAEGVGDGSTLGNGEINASTWKPYTLIDLYASYKINENATFDFAIDNLTDRYYMDALNASLMPAPGRTVRGSLTVRF, encoded by the coding sequence ATGATAGCAATACCTTCGCAGGTATATGCGCAGTCATCGCAACAAATCACATTCAATATTTCGTCAGGGTCTCTTTCCAGTGCACTTGCAGAGTTCGGCCGGCAGTCCGGTATTCAGGTGAGTTACCCCCCGGAATATGCCGCGGGGAAGCAAACGGCGGGCGTTTCAGGAACGGCGACGCCTGGCCAGGCACTGGCGCGACTGCTGCAAGGCTCTGGCCTTGCGTATAGTTTTACCAGCTCCGGCACGGTGACGATCAGCGATCGGATATCTGCTGCCGTAGCGCCGGTCGACGATGACGGATCGCTGATACTCGATACAATCCAGGTAACTAGCAAGGTAGGCGATAATCCAGCCGATGCGCCATACCAAACCGCAGGGTCAAGTGCCTACATCTCCGGTGAGCAGATTGAGCGGTTTCGCGGAACATCTGTCGGTGATTTCATCTCTGGTGTACCGGGGGTGATGAACGGCGATAGTCGTAATTCAGGCGCGGTAGACGTCAACATCCGCGGTATGCAGGGACAGGGGCGTGTACCGGTCATTGTTGATGGGGCATCAAACGAAACGACAGTCTATCGAGGATACAACGGCTCAAACTCGCGAACGTATATCGATCCCGATTTCATCGGATCGGTCTCGATTGAAAAGGGGCCGAGTATGGGGGCTGATGCTACGGGTGCGACTGGCGGCGTCGTGCGCATGAGCACGATCGGCGTCGACGATATCTTGCTGCCGGGTAAGAGTTTTGGCGTCCGCCTGAAGGGAGGCTTCAACACGAACAGTTCCTCCGTTCCAGCTGTAAAAACTGAAAGAGGGTGGCGGGGGGGCTCGTATCCCTATAACGGCACAATGCCCTCAACAGATACTCTTTTTGCGCCGGGGGGGATGGACCGTCCTTCTCTCTTTGAGCCAACAGGGGGCTCAGGGAGTATCGCTATCGCCGGGACTACCGAGTACATCGACGTAGTTGCTGCATATGCGCGACGTAAGAATGGTAATTATTATGCTGGGGAGCATGGCGGTGATGGTGCCCATCCGGTTCTGGCGAAAAACATTTACGGGCAGGACGTTGTCGCAAACGGTGGTCTGAGCCCCTTCAGATCTGGCGAGGAGGTGCTTAATACATCGCTTGATAACGAATCATGGCTTCTTAAAACGAAAATAAAATTCGATGAAGGTCATTCACTGGAGCTTGGCTGGAATAGATATCATAGCGTGTATGGAGATATTCTCCCAACGCAGATAACGAGCACGAGTGTTCCCTATCAGAATACGTTGAGCGAAATAACATTAAATAACTATACAGCACAATATAAGTGGAATCCCGAAGACAATGATCTGATCGATCTGAAGGTTGATGCTTTTCTAGCTGACGTGGATTTACGGGTGAATTCAGCCGTGCGTTATTCTTACCCCATCCTCGGTATCGATATCCTTTCCCCTAGTTTGGTATACGCGGAATCGAAAAGATGGGGGCTAACAGCGTCCAACACGTCCCGTTTCTTTACTGACTTAGGCGATTTCAAGCTCGAATATGGTGGAGCGTTCACGAGAGAGGATATTGGTTTACCGTCAGGGGTTTCTGCGGACACTGAAGGTCTCTGGATGCCTCGTGACGGCTGGCGTAAGGAAGCGAGCGGTTTCACATCCCTCGAATGGAAGCCGCTAGACTGGCTCACGCTCAATGGAAGCGCTCGCTATTCTCATTTTGAGACATTAGATGACACTGATGGAACCAGCAGTTCCGACGGAGGGTGGTCTCCTGTCGCGAGTATAACCGTTGAGCCCATCCAAGGCTTCCAGATTTACGGAAAATACGGAAGTGTTTTACGTTCACCGAGCATCTTTGAAACACTGAAAACCGACGCGTTTGATGCTGCCACTCAGAACCAGGTCGATCCTGAACGGGCTAAAAGCTATGAGATAGGTCTCAACTACCTGATGGATGGCATTCTTTTGGCGGGCGACAAACTTCGATTTCATGCCGCATATTTCGATAATCATATCGACAATTATATCACGAGAACCAACGTCGCTACAGGAGGCAGTTTTAATGGTATGCCTACATATGGTCTAAGAAGGATAAATCTCGACTACGCAGAAATGCGCGGTTTTGAGGTGTCCACCGAATATGATACCGGAAAATATTTTGGAAGCGTTGCATGGAATCATTACACCGACATGATGTTCTGTGTTCCTGAAGATACAAAACTTTCGCCTGGTTACTCCCAATGCGCCGCAGGCGGCATTCGTAACAGTTATGGATTGCTGTCTGTACCTCCTAAAGACACGCTCACATTAAACCTTGGCACCCGGTTACTGGATGAAAAGCTAACAGTCGGTTCACGCCTCACCTATATTTCCGGTCGCTACGCTGAAGGGGTTGGAGACGGATCTACTTTAGGGAATGGCGAGATCAACGCGTCCACGTGGAAGCCGTATACGCTCATAGATCTCTACGCGAGCTACAAGATCAACGAAAATGCCACGTTCGATTTCGCAATCGATAACCTGACTGATCGCTATTACATGGATGCACTCAATGCTTCCCTGATGCCTGCACCCGGTCGCACTGTGCGCGGCAGTCTTACAGTCAGATTCTAA
- a CDS encoding biliverdin-producing heme oxygenase — protein MNEEIILDEPLTRSRRLKAATHESHDRLDKRIMGSDPFADRERYGRFLEVQYRFHHEIDRLYRHDELCAIIPDLHGRRRLGLIRKDMEDIGSPIPELRESEDYLIDVPNALGWLYVAEGSNLGAAFLLKEAAKLGLSEDFGARHLAGAPEGRGRHWRAFTAALDGLDLDRAAEGRLVQGAKDAFARVRSLVDLRFGD, from the coding sequence ATGAACGAAGAAATAATACTGGATGAGCCGCTGACGCGATCCCGGCGGCTGAAAGCAGCAACCCATGAATCGCACGATCGTCTCGACAAGCGGATCATGGGCAGCGATCCCTTTGCCGACCGCGAACGCTATGGGCGCTTTCTGGAGGTGCAATACCGCTTCCATCACGAGATCGATCGGCTTTACCGCCACGACGAACTGTGCGCCATCATTCCCGATCTCCATGGGCGGCGGCGTCTCGGCCTGATCCGCAAGGACATGGAGGACATCGGCTCGCCGATCCCGGAGTTGCGCGAAAGCGAGGACTATCTGATCGACGTGCCGAACGCGTTGGGGTGGCTTTATGTGGCCGAGGGCTCCAACCTAGGCGCGGCTTTTCTGCTCAAAGAAGCCGCGAAACTCGGTCTCTCCGAAGACTTTGGAGCACGGCATCTGGCTGGGGCACCGGAAGGGCGCGGCAGGCATTGGCGAGCCTTTACTGCGGCGCTCGACGGGCTCGACCTAGACAGGGCAGCCGAAGGCCGCCTCGTGCAAGGTGCGAAGGATGCTTTCGCCCGTGTCCGCTCCCTTGTTGATTTACGCTTCGGCGACTGA
- a CDS encoding biliverdin-producing heme oxygenase, producing MLHVAGETVALSIPGNRVSRLALHAEAGHCHLRRVLAAALPFRTRARYSAFLSVQYSFAGEVQPIYEHPLLHVLLPDVSWRSSLDLIVRDITDLSPGGELPSIDLAPSRCEDDWPWLLGWLFVAEGISLYGPTLYREAVKLGLSPRHGARHLSGEPELRLQRWRAFVRAVNELALSGAEEGLLSAGTDRALGRLQALASEVRL from the coding sequence ATGTTGCACGTCGCAGGGGAGACCGTAGCATTAAGTATTCCAGGCAACCGGGTTAGCCGCCTGGCCCTGCATGCCGAGGCAGGCCACTGCCATTTGCGGCGTGTCCTTGCGGCCGCGTTGCCATTCCGCACGCGTGCCCGATACAGCGCCTTCCTCTCGGTCCAGTACAGCTTCGCGGGCGAGGTCCAGCCGATCTATGAGCATCCGCTTCTCCACGTTCTGCTGCCGGATGTCAGCTGGCGCTCATCACTCGACCTGATTGTGCGTGACATTACTGATCTGTCGCCAGGAGGGGAACTACCGTCAATCGATCTGGCGCCATCCAGATGCGAGGACGACTGGCCATGGTTGCTCGGATGGCTGTTCGTGGCCGAGGGAATATCGCTCTACGGGCCGACCCTTTACAGGGAGGCCGTCAAGCTGGGGCTAAGCCCCAGACATGGAGCGCGCCATCTGTCAGGTGAGCCGGAACTGCGCCTGCAACGCTGGCGGGCTTTTGTGCGAGCTGTGAATGAGCTTGCGCTCAGCGGCGCGGAAGAAGGCCTGCTGTCGGCTGGCACAGATAGAGCACTTGGCCGCCTTCAGGCTCTGGCAAGTGAGGTGCGCTTATGA
- a CDS encoding DUF454 domain-containing protein, whose translation MNAHHKLPQRLPGYKRTALNERTRAGFIALGFFFVFLGIVGAVVPLMPTTIFLILAAWCFSRSSPRLEAWMLNHPRFGRTLRDWRDEGAMPIRAKLMACSGMAFGYVLFCLAAKPVFWLAVMVAAVLLLCAGWIMSRPRPRSGHRSVAPDSSQSQGERQC comes from the coding sequence ATGAATGCTCATCACAAGCTGCCGCAACGCTTGCCAGGGTATAAGCGGACGGCTCTCAACGAGCGCACCCGTGCCGGCTTCATAGCGCTGGGGTTCTTTTTCGTTTTCCTTGGCATTGTGGGTGCGGTCGTACCGCTGATGCCGACGACGATCTTCCTGATCCTTGCCGCATGGTGTTTCAGCCGCTCGTCGCCAAGACTTGAAGCGTGGATGCTGAACCATCCGCGCTTCGGGCGAACGTTGCGCGACTGGCGCGACGAAGGCGCGATGCCGATCCGGGCGAAGCTGATGGCCTGCTCCGGAATGGCGTTCGGTTACGTGCTGTTCTGCCTCGCCGCAAAGCCGGTCTTCTGGCTGGCGGTGATGGTCGCAGCCGTACTGCTCCTCTGCGCCGGATGGATCATGTCGCGACCACGGCCCCGTTCTGGTCATCGTTCGGTTGCGCCGGATAGCAGCCAGTCTCAGGGAGAAAGACAATGTTGA
- the exbB gene encoding tonB-system energizer ExbB, with protein MSFAGINFTILHRERQASRLVVLAAAFALLLAPTFGAHAQEALLSGASGTTFVQKQETPATVSSDRSISERGNEPDSTQASQPEARLDLPHNLSPWGMFRAADWVVKAVMTGLAIASLATWTVWVAKTIEIACARARVRRSLATIMSSADLDSAAHSLAGRGGPAAFMVRSAEEEMHRSHAALDHAGDTGVKERLASRLSRIEAQAGRRLSKGTGVLATIGSTAPFVGLFGTVWGIMNAFIGISESQTTNLAVVAPGIAEALLATAIGLVAAIPAVVIYNIFARAVTGYRQLLADAAAGVEQLVSLGLDFRKVPATHETPPYRVARK; from the coding sequence ATGAGTTTCGCAGGGATTAACTTCACGATCTTGCATCGCGAGCGCCAGGCATCTCGGCTTGTTGTTCTTGCCGCTGCTTTCGCCCTGCTGCTCGCGCCGACATTCGGCGCTCATGCGCAGGAGGCACTCCTTTCCGGGGCTTCGGGTACGACATTCGTCCAGAAGCAGGAGACGCCTGCGACGGTGAGTTCCGATAGATCCATCAGCGAGCGTGGGAATGAACCCGATAGTACCCAGGCCTCACAGCCTGAAGCGCGGCTGGATTTACCCCACAATCTGTCGCCCTGGGGCATGTTCAGGGCGGCCGACTGGGTGGTGAAGGCGGTCATGACCGGCCTTGCCATAGCAAGCCTCGCGACCTGGACCGTATGGGTCGCCAAGACAATCGAGATCGCCTGCGCCCGGGCACGGGTCAGGCGATCGCTCGCCACGATCATGTCCTCGGCCGATCTGGACAGCGCCGCGCACTCTCTTGCCGGACGTGGCGGGCCTGCCGCCTTCATGGTGCGGTCTGCCGAAGAGGAAATGCACCGATCCCATGCTGCGCTTGATCATGCAGGCGACACCGGCGTGAAGGAGAGGCTCGCGTCGAGGCTCTCGCGCATTGAAGCACAGGCGGGACGCAGGCTGAGCAAGGGAACGGGAGTGCTCGCCACCATCGGGTCAACCGCGCCGTTCGTCGGCTTGTTCGGCACGGTCTGGGGGATCATGAACGCCTTCATCGGCATTTCGGAATCCCAGACCACCAATCTCGCCGTCGTCGCGCCGGGTATCGCGGAAGCGCTACTCGCCACCGCGATCGGCCTCGTCGCCGCGATCCCGGCAGTCGTGATCTATAACATCTTCGCGCGCGCCGTCACCGGCTACCGGCAGTTGCTTGCCGATGCCGCGGCAGGTGTCGAGCAACTGGTCAGCCTCGGCCTCGATTTCCGCAAGGTGCCTGCCACGCACGAGACTCCGCCTTACCGGGTGGCGAGGAAATAG
- the exbD gene encoding TonB system transport protein ExbD: MAGNIRDHGGDELAENSEINVTPFIDVMLVLLIIFMVAAPLATVDINVDLPASTARPVERPDKPLYLTLKDDLSLSLGNDPVTRDVLPAAIDAASEGNRETRVFLRADKAVDYEHLMEVMNLLRDAGYLKIALVGLETTSAMKELSTSTTGLAP, encoded by the coding sequence ATGGCAGGTAACATTCGCGATCACGGCGGTGATGAACTGGCAGAGAACAGCGAGATCAACGTGACGCCTTTTATTGACGTGATGCTGGTTCTGCTCATCATTTTCATGGTCGCGGCGCCGCTTGCGACCGTCGACATCAATGTCGATCTACCGGCTTCGACCGCCAGGCCGGTCGAGCGACCGGACAAGCCGCTTTACCTGACGCTGAAGGACGATCTCTCGCTCAGCCTCGGGAACGATCCAGTCACGCGCGACGTCCTGCCAGCTGCGATAGATGCGGCGAGCGAAGGGAACAGAGAAACCCGTGTGTTCCTGCGTGCCGACAAAGCAGTCGACTATGAGCATCTGATGGAGGTGATGAACCTCCTGCGCGATGCGGGTTATCTCAAGATCGCGCTGGTCGGGCTGGAGACAACTTCGGCGATGAAAGAGTTATCCACCTCGACAACGGGGTTGGCTCCATGA
- a CDS encoding energy transducer TonB has translation MRTGRLTDVGLWIGAGLVAAALHGGGLLWLLHEPPLVAADSAPPPAIMIELADTSEAVMTDENEITADQQTAQESQPVEKVDTTEETPVEQPQKEVAETTSEPVEPEHQPVDRSSETVDPVKQEVVKQFENVEVPLPISRPKPPEKKREMVKKEPENTPVKQRQQQQAASKQAVEAQAQVIQSNRNAARQLTSGLFSSSVTPAKWQARLMAHLERRKRYPSEARSRGEYGTVYVRFSIDDSGNVLSVTLARSSGHSELDNEVLSLVRRASPVPAPPAGVKKTITAPVQFSVRG, from the coding sequence ATGCGGACCGGCAGACTGACCGATGTCGGGCTGTGGATCGGCGCGGGGCTGGTGGCTGCCGCCCTTCATGGAGGTGGCCTGCTGTGGCTGTTACACGAACCGCCGCTCGTCGCCGCCGACAGTGCTCCGCCGCCGGCCATCATGATCGAACTGGCCGATACCTCCGAAGCCGTCATGACCGACGAGAACGAGATTACGGCCGACCAGCAGACGGCTCAGGAGAGTCAGCCGGTCGAGAAGGTGGATACGACCGAGGAAACGCCGGTGGAGCAACCGCAGAAAGAGGTCGCGGAAACAACTTCGGAGCCCGTCGAGCCTGAACATCAGCCCGTCGATAGATCGTCCGAAACGGTTGACCCGGTGAAGCAGGAAGTCGTGAAGCAGTTCGAAAACGTAGAGGTGCCGCTGCCTATATCGCGGCCCAAACCGCCTGAGAAGAAGCGCGAGATGGTGAAAAAAGAACCCGAGAATACGCCGGTCAAGCAGCGCCAGCAGCAACAGGCCGCGTCGAAACAAGCGGTTGAGGCGCAGGCTCAGGTGATTCAGTCGAACCGCAACGCGGCACGCCAGTTAACATCCGGGCTGTTCTCGTCTTCGGTGACGCCAGCGAAATGGCAGGCCCGGCTGATGGCTCATCTCGAGCGGCGCAAGAGATACCCGTCTGAGGCACGGTCACGCGGAGAGTACGGAACTGTTTATGTCCGGTTCAGCATAGATGATTCCGGCAATGTTCTGTCGGTCACGCTTGCGCGTTCTTCGGGGCATAGTGAACTGGACAACGAGGTTTTGTCTCTGGTGCGACGAGCCTCACCAGTGCCGGCTCCTCCGGCCGGCGTGAAGAAGACCATTACTGCACCCGTGCAATTCTCCGTGAGAGGGTGA